One Mycolicibacterium parafortuitum DNA segment encodes these proteins:
- a CDS encoding DUF4331 family protein, producing MSADFTGLRRAAPLGDPRLDLCDLYVFQSPSDPERTTLILTANPEAGPLHPKAVYRIGIDNDGDLRNDIAFNFVFSEPTYDGEQPHQRVDVRLALQAEARVESACGSEIFGNVDVSFHGDPHIWRSRGGGFVFFAGARRDASFDSNVIAMAVELPTSYLGAAPDVRIWARCTLRQDGRWVHADRIGHPWVSGFFSTDEELAEFSSGEPNMDRPHWMGHLIELMAETGGYSREEAIDAIEAEGTLPDVLTFNPAKPAAYPNGRALSDDVADYRSRFLTKGQKGFSGLGAPTDLLPEFPYLSGPR from the coding sequence GTGTCTGCTGATTTCACCGGGTTGAGGCGCGCGGCGCCGCTCGGCGACCCCCGCTTGGACCTGTGCGATCTGTACGTGTTCCAGTCGCCCTCCGATCCCGAGCGGACCACGCTGATCCTGACGGCGAACCCGGAAGCCGGTCCGCTGCACCCCAAAGCGGTGTACCGCATCGGCATCGACAACGACGGCGATCTGCGCAACGACATCGCGTTCAACTTCGTGTTCTCCGAACCGACCTACGACGGGGAACAGCCGCACCAGCGCGTCGACGTCCGGTTGGCGTTGCAGGCCGAGGCCAGGGTCGAGTCCGCGTGCGGATCGGAGATCTTCGGCAACGTCGACGTGTCCTTCCACGGGGATCCGCACATCTGGCGGTCCCGCGGCGGGGGATTCGTGTTCTTCGCCGGCGCACGCCGCGACGCGTCGTTCGACTCGAACGTGATCGCGATGGCCGTCGAACTGCCCACCAGCTATCTCGGGGCCGCCCCTGACGTGCGGATCTGGGCGCGGTGCACGTTGCGCCAAGACGGCCGCTGGGTGCACGCCGACCGCATCGGCCACCCGTGGGTGAGCGGCTTCTTCAGCACCGACGAGGAACTGGCCGAATTCAGCTCCGGCGAGCCGAACATGGACCGCCCGCACTGGATGGGTCACCTGATCGAGCTGATGGCCGAGACGGGCGGCTACAGCCGTGAGGAGGCCATCGACGCGATCGAGGCCGAGGGCACGCTGCCGGACGTGTTGACGTTCAACCCGGCCAAACCGGCCGCGTACCCGAACGGCCGGGCGCTGAGCGACGATGTCGCCGACTACCGGTCGCGGTTCCTGACCAAGGGACAGAAGGGTTTCTCAGGGCTCGGTGCGCCGACGGATCTACTGCCCGAATTCCCGTACCTGAGCGGTCCTCGGTAA
- a CDS encoding acyl-CoA carboxylase subunit beta yields the protein MTEVSPTHHPARTTAELLAELREKLEIAKEPGGEKAVAKREKKGIPSARARIHALLDPGSFLEIGALAKTPGDPDALYGDGVVTGHGTINGRPVGVFSHDQTVFQGSVGEMFGRKVARLMEWVAMVGCPIIGINDSAGARIQDTATSLAWYAELGRRHELLRGLVPEISLIFGKCAGGAVYSPIQTDLIVAVRDQGYMFVTGPDVIKDVTGEEVTLDELGGADAQARYGNIHQVVESEAAAFQYVRDYLSFLPANTFDDPPIVNPGLEPEITPHDLELDAIVPDADNQAYDMMEILLRIFDDGDVFQVGEQAGPAIITAFARVDGRPVGIIANQPMYMSGAIDNEASDKAARFVRFCDSFNTPLIFVVDTPGFMPGVEQEKGGIIKRGGRFLNAVVECDVPKVTITIRKSYGGAYAVMGSKQLTSDFNFAWPTARIAVIGAEGAAQLLVKRFPDPTAPEVQKIRADFIEGYNSTLATPWIAAERGFIDGVIEPHETRLLIRKCLHLLRDKQINRVQRKHGLTPI from the coding sequence GTGACCGAGGTATCTCCCACCCACCACCCGGCACGAACGACTGCCGAACTCCTGGCCGAACTCCGCGAGAAGCTGGAGATCGCCAAGGAACCCGGTGGGGAGAAGGCCGTCGCCAAGCGGGAGAAGAAGGGCATCCCGAGCGCCCGCGCCCGGATCCACGCGCTGCTCGACCCGGGCAGCTTCCTGGAGATCGGCGCGCTGGCCAAGACCCCCGGCGACCCGGACGCGCTCTACGGCGACGGTGTGGTCACCGGCCACGGCACCATCAACGGCCGCCCGGTCGGCGTGTTCAGCCACGACCAGACGGTGTTCCAGGGTTCGGTCGGCGAGATGTTCGGCCGCAAGGTCGCCCGGCTGATGGAGTGGGTGGCGATGGTCGGCTGTCCGATCATCGGCATCAATGACTCCGCGGGCGCGCGTATCCAGGACACCGCGACGTCGCTGGCCTGGTACGCCGAGCTGGGCCGTCGCCACGAGCTGCTGCGCGGCCTGGTGCCCGAGATCTCGCTGATCTTCGGCAAGTGCGCCGGCGGTGCGGTGTACTCGCCGATCCAGACCGACTTGATCGTCGCGGTGCGCGACCAGGGCTACATGTTCGTCACCGGGCCCGACGTGATCAAGGACGTCACCGGTGAGGAGGTCACCCTCGACGAGCTCGGCGGCGCCGACGCTCAGGCCCGCTACGGCAACATCCACCAGGTCGTCGAATCCGAGGCCGCCGCATTCCAGTACGTGCGCGACTATCTGAGCTTCCTGCCCGCGAACACGTTCGACGATCCGCCGATCGTCAACCCGGGGCTGGAGCCGGAGATCACGCCGCACGACCTCGAGCTGGATGCGATCGTGCCGGATGCCGACAACCAGGCCTACGACATGATGGAGATCCTGCTGCGGATCTTCGACGACGGCGACGTGTTCCAGGTCGGTGAGCAGGCCGGGCCCGCGATCATCACGGCGTTCGCGCGCGTCGACGGCCGTCCGGTCGGCATCATCGCCAACCAGCCGATGTACATGTCGGGTGCGATCGACAACGAGGCCTCCGACAAGGCGGCCCGCTTCGTCCGGTTCTGCGACTCGTTCAACACCCCGCTGATCTTCGTGGTCGACACCCCGGGCTTCATGCCGGGCGTCGAGCAGGAAAAGGGCGGCATCATCAAGCGCGGTGGCCGCTTCCTGAACGCCGTGGTGGAATGCGACGTCCCGAAGGTGACGATCACCATCCGCAAGTCCTACGGCGGCGCGTACGCGGTGATGGGCTCCAAGCAGCTCACGTCGGACTTCAACTTCGCGTGGCCGACCGCGCGGATCGCGGTGATCGGTGCCGAGGGCGCCGCGCAGCTTCTGGTCAAGCGGTTCCCCGATCCGACGGCGCCCGAGGTGCAGAAGATCCGGGCCGACTTCATCGAGGGCTATAACAGCACCCTGGCCACGCCGTGGATCGCGGCCGAGCGCGGCTTCATCGACGGCGTCATCGAGCCGCACGAAACGCGCCTGCTCATCCGCAAGTGCCTGCACCTGCTTCGCGACAAGCAGATCAATCGCGTGCAGCGCAAGCATGGCCTGACGCCCATCTAG
- the pks13 gene encoding polyketide synthase Pks13 (Pks13 is a key enzyme in mycolic acid biosynthesis.): protein MAEAQDDSAKTGPDMTVAEMREWLRNWVGNATGQSPDAINESAPLVELGLSSRDAVAMASDIEDLTGVTLTATVAFRHPTIESLATVIIEGEPEEDTAALDAEDWSRTVDEGVANIAIVGVGTRFPGDMNTPDEMWQALLEGRDAITDLPEGRWSEFLSEPRIAERVAKARTRGGYLSDIKGFDAEFFALSKMEADNIDPQQRMALELTWEALEHARIPASSLRGENVGVYIGSSVNDYMFMSVADPAVAHPYAITGNSSAVIANRVSYFYDFRGPSMSIDTACSSSLVAVHEGIKALRGGDADVVVAGGVNALITPLVTLGFDEVGGVLAPDGRIKSFSQDADGYARSEGGGVVVLKRLADARRDGDQILAVIAGGAVNHDGRSNGMLAPNPDAQEAVLRKAYKDAGIDPRSVDYVEAHGTGTILGDPIEADALGRVIGRGRAADKPALLGAVKSNIGHLESAAGAASLAKVALSLHNNKIPPSINYTGPNPYIDFEKEHLKVTDTATDWPRYSGHAIAGVSGFGFGGANAHLVVREVLPSDLVEPAPEPDVAVVSPANDDAKAVYVGGVRMDEYGEFMNDDNDDDRGDDEFYGRIADEEPELPGLTDEALRLLEVAREELAAQEAAEPPARIVPLAVSGFLTSRKKATAAELADWIDSPEGRAASLESIGRSLSRRNHGRSRAVVLAHDHDEAIKGLRAIAEGKPNPIVITADGPVTNGPVWVLAGFGAQHRKMAKSLYLHDDTFAEWINKVDALIQDERGCSVVEMILDDAIDYTDETTDLPIEKVQLVIFAIQIALGEVLKAHGAKPGALIGQSLGEAAAAYFSGGLSLEDATRTICSRAHLMGEGEAMLFGEYIRLMALVEYSADEIETVFADYKNLEVCVYAAPTQTVIGGPPDEVDAIIARAESEGKFARKFQTKGASHTTQMDPLLGELAAELQGIEAHTVQVPYYSTVHEGSLVRAGSDPIHDVDYWKKGLRHSVYFTHGIRNAIDNGHTTFLELAPNPVALMQVGLTTAAAGLHDAQLIPTLARKQDEVDSMTTAMAHLFVHGHDLDFRTLFPLPKDRTLDPAVDYADIPPTRFRRKPHWLDVRFTGDSSTVMPGNHVATPDGRHVWEYVGRGAVDAQTLAALVKAAAAAVLPDAKLTASEQRAVPAEGARLVTTLTRHPGGASVQVHARIDESFTLVYDAIVTRGGAQTALPTAVGAGAVAEIAAAAPEPEPEEDGAAILQDNLTAGAGLAAGFAKWSPDTGETIGDRLGAIVGAAMGYEPEDLPWEVPLIELGLDSLMAVRIKNRVEYDFDLPPIQLTAVRDANLYAVEKLIAYAIENRDQVEEIAEAQKGQTAEEIAAAQAELMGGATTVAELEAKLAEAGHPIAAKPEDAADEDTADEVTTAAGTEAPPSIPPPPTDPSGPTGPAAAAAKVLTQEAVAEALGADVPPRDAAERVTFATWAIVTGKSPGGIFNDLPSIGDDVAEKIAQRLSERAEGTITVEQVKSARTIQDLSVAVRDEMDAGELDGFVRILRPRPEGSTRVPVFVFHPAGGTTVVYEPLLKRLPADTPVYGIERVEGSIEERAREYVPKLMEIQGNGPYILAGWSLGGALAYACAVGLKSQGADVKFVGLIDTVRAGEEVPQTKEEIRARWDRYALFAQRTFNVEVPPIPYEELEALDDEGQVKFILDAVKQSGVEIPGGIIEHQRTSYLDNRALDTAKIEHYDGHVTLYMADRYHDDAIMFEPRYATRKPDGGWGEFVDDLEVVPIGGEHIQAIDEPYIAKVGAHMSEAISAIESENK, encoded by the coding sequence ATGGCTGAAGCACAAGACGATTCGGCGAAGACTGGTCCGGATATGACCGTCGCCGAGATGCGTGAGTGGCTGCGCAACTGGGTGGGCAACGCGACGGGGCAGTCCCCAGATGCGATCAACGAGAGCGCACCGCTGGTCGAGCTCGGATTGTCCTCGCGTGACGCGGTCGCGATGGCCAGCGACATCGAGGATCTCACCGGGGTCACGCTGACCGCGACCGTGGCGTTCCGGCATCCGACCATCGAGTCGCTCGCGACGGTGATCATCGAGGGCGAGCCCGAGGAAGACACGGCGGCGCTAGACGCCGAGGACTGGTCGCGCACCGTCGACGAGGGTGTCGCCAACATCGCGATCGTCGGTGTGGGAACGCGTTTCCCGGGCGATATGAACACCCCCGACGAGATGTGGCAGGCGCTGCTGGAGGGCCGCGACGCGATCACCGATCTGCCCGAGGGACGCTGGTCGGAATTCCTGTCCGAGCCGCGCATCGCCGAACGGGTCGCCAAGGCTCGCACCCGTGGCGGCTATCTGTCGGATATCAAAGGGTTCGACGCCGAATTCTTCGCGCTGTCGAAGATGGAAGCCGACAACATCGATCCGCAGCAGCGGATGGCGCTGGAGCTGACGTGGGAAGCGTTGGAGCACGCGCGGATTCCCGCGTCCAGCCTGCGTGGGGAAAACGTCGGCGTCTACATCGGCAGCTCGGTCAACGACTACATGTTCATGTCGGTCGCCGACCCCGCCGTCGCACACCCGTACGCGATCACCGGCAACTCCAGCGCGGTGATCGCCAACCGGGTGTCGTATTTCTACGACTTCCGCGGCCCGTCCATGTCGATCGACACAGCGTGCTCGTCGTCGCTGGTCGCCGTGCACGAGGGCATCAAGGCGCTGCGCGGCGGGGACGCCGACGTGGTGGTGGCCGGAGGCGTCAACGCGCTGATCACCCCGCTGGTCACCCTCGGCTTTGATGAGGTCGGCGGCGTGCTGGCCCCCGACGGCCGGATCAAGTCGTTCTCCCAGGACGCCGACGGATACGCCCGCTCCGAGGGCGGCGGGGTGGTGGTGCTCAAGCGCCTGGCCGACGCGCGCCGGGACGGCGACCAGATCCTCGCGGTGATCGCCGGCGGCGCGGTCAACCACGACGGCCGTTCCAACGGAATGCTCGCACCGAATCCCGATGCGCAGGAAGCGGTGCTGCGCAAGGCCTACAAGGATGCCGGCATCGACCCGCGCAGCGTCGACTACGTCGAGGCGCACGGCACCGGCACCATCCTCGGCGATCCGATCGAGGCCGACGCGCTGGGCCGCGTCATCGGCCGCGGTCGCGCCGCGGACAAGCCCGCGCTGCTGGGCGCGGTGAAGTCCAACATCGGTCACCTGGAGTCGGCCGCCGGTGCGGCGAGCCTCGCCAAGGTGGCGCTGTCGTTGCACAACAACAAGATTCCGCCCTCGATCAACTACACGGGGCCGAACCCGTACATCGACTTCGAGAAGGAACACCTGAAGGTCACCGACACCGCGACCGACTGGCCGCGCTACAGCGGCCACGCCATCGCCGGCGTGTCGGGCTTCGGGTTCGGCGGCGCGAACGCGCACCTGGTGGTGCGTGAGGTGCTGCCCTCCGACCTGGTCGAGCCGGCTCCCGAGCCGGACGTCGCGGTCGTGTCGCCGGCCAACGACGACGCCAAGGCGGTCTACGTCGGTGGGGTCCGGATGGACGAGTACGGCGAGTTCATGAACGACGACAACGACGACGACCGTGGGGACGACGAGTTCTACGGACGGATCGCCGACGAGGAGCCGGAGCTGCCGGGGCTGACCGACGAGGCGCTGCGCCTGCTTGAGGTCGCCCGCGAGGAGCTGGCCGCGCAGGAGGCCGCCGAGCCGCCGGCAAGGATTGTGCCGCTTGCGGTTTCGGGATTCCTGACCTCCCGTAAGAAGGCCACCGCCGCCGAGCTCGCCGACTGGATCGACAGCCCCGAGGGGCGGGCCGCGTCGCTGGAGTCGATCGGGCGGTCGCTGTCGCGGCGCAACCACGGCCGGTCCCGCGCGGTCGTGCTCGCCCACGACCACGACGAGGCGATCAAGGGTCTGCGCGCGATCGCCGAGGGCAAGCCGAACCCGATCGTGATCACCGCGGACGGTCCGGTCACCAACGGCCCGGTGTGGGTGCTCGCCGGATTCGGTGCCCAGCACCGCAAGATGGCCAAGAGCCTGTATCTGCACGACGACACATTCGCCGAGTGGATCAACAAGGTGGACGCGCTGATCCAGGACGAGCGCGGTTGTTCGGTCGTCGAGATGATCCTCGACGACGCGATCGACTACACCGACGAGACCACCGACCTCCCGATCGAGAAGGTGCAGCTGGTCATCTTCGCGATCCAGATCGCGCTCGGCGAGGTGCTCAAGGCGCACGGCGCGAAGCCCGGTGCGCTGATCGGGCAGTCGCTCGGCGAGGCCGCGGCCGCGTACTTCTCCGGTGGTCTGTCGCTGGAGGACGCGACCCGCACCATCTGCTCGCGCGCCCACCTGATGGGTGAGGGCGAGGCGATGCTGTTCGGCGAGTACATCCGGCTGATGGCGCTGGTCGAGTACTCGGCCGACGAGATCGAGACCGTGTTCGCCGATTACAAGAACCTCGAAGTGTGCGTGTACGCCGCACCGACCCAGACCGTCATCGGCGGTCCGCCCGACGAGGTGGACGCGATCATCGCCCGCGCCGAATCGGAGGGCAAGTTCGCCCGCAAGTTCCAGACCAAGGGCGCCAGCCACACCACGCAGATGGACCCGCTGCTCGGTGAACTCGCCGCCGAACTGCAGGGCATCGAGGCGCACACCGTGCAAGTGCCGTACTACTCGACGGTGCACGAGGGCTCGCTGGTGCGGGCCGGCTCGGACCCGATCCACGATGTGGACTACTGGAAGAAGGGTCTGCGCCACAGCGTGTACTTCACGCACGGCATCCGTAACGCCATCGACAACGGGCACACCACGTTCCTGGAGCTGGCGCCCAACCCGGTGGCGCTGATGCAGGTGGGTCTGACCACCGCCGCGGCGGGACTGCATGACGCGCAGCTGATTCCGACGCTCGCGCGCAAGCAGGACGAGGTCGACTCGATGACCACGGCGATGGCGCACCTGTTCGTGCACGGGCACGACCTGGACTTCCGGACGCTGTTCCCGCTGCCGAAGGACCGGACGCTGGACCCGGCGGTGGACTACGCCGACATCCCGCCGACCCGGTTCCGGCGCAAGCCGCACTGGCTCGACGTGCGCTTCACCGGCGACAGCTCCACGGTGATGCCGGGCAACCACGTCGCCACCCCGGACGGCAGGCACGTGTGGGAGTACGTCGGGCGGGGCGCCGTCGACGCGCAGACCCTGGCCGCTCTCGTGAAAGCCGCTGCCGCAGCGGTGCTTCCGGATGCCAAGCTGACGGCGTCCGAGCAGCGCGCGGTGCCCGCCGAGGGCGCCCGGCTGGTGACGACGCTGACCCGCCACCCGGGTGGTGCCAGCGTGCAGGTGCACGCGCGGATCGACGAGTCCTTCACTCTCGTCTACGACGCGATCGTGACGCGCGGCGGTGCGCAGACCGCGCTGCCGACTGCCGTCGGCGCCGGGGCTGTCGCCGAGATCGCCGCTGCGGCACCAGAACCCGAGCCCGAAGAGGACGGTGCGGCGATCCTTCAGGACAACCTCACCGCGGGAGCGGGCCTGGCCGCCGGCTTCGCGAAGTGGTCGCCGGACACCGGGGAGACCATCGGTGATCGGCTCGGCGCGATCGTCGGTGCGGCGATGGGCTATGAGCCCGAGGACCTTCCGTGGGAGGTGCCGCTGATCGAGCTCGGGCTGGATTCGCTGATGGCGGTGCGCATCAAGAACCGTGTCGAGTACGACTTCGACCTGCCGCCGATCCAGCTGACCGCGGTACGCGACGCGAACCTGTACGCGGTCGAGAAGCTGATCGCCTACGCGATCGAGAACCGCGACCAGGTCGAGGAGATCGCCGAGGCTCAGAAGGGGCAGACCGCCGAGGAGATCGCCGCGGCCCAGGCCGAGCTGATGGGTGGTGCGACCACGGTCGCCGAACTCGAGGCGAAGCTGGCCGAGGCGGGCCATCCGATCGCCGCCAAGCCCGAGGACGCCGCCGACGAGGACACCGCCGACGAGGTGACGACCGCCGCGGGAACCGAAGCGCCGCCGAGCATCCCGCCGCCGCCCACGGATCCGTCGGGGCCGACCGGACCCGCGGCAGCCGCCGCCAAGGTCCTCACCCAGGAAGCGGTCGCCGAGGCGCTCGGCGCCGACGTGCCGCCGCGCGACGCGGCCGAACGCGTCACGTTCGCGACGTGGGCGATCGTGACCGGCAAGTCGCCGGGTGGCATCTTCAACGACCTGCCGTCGATCGGCGACGACGTCGCCGAGAAGATCGCCCAGCGACTCTCCGAGCGTGCCGAGGGCACCATCACCGTCGAGCAGGTCAAGTCGGCCCGCACCATCCAGGACCTGTCGGTCGCGGTGCGCGACGAGATGGACGCCGGTGAGCTCGACGGTTTCGTGCGCATCCTGCGCCCCCGGCCCGAAGGGTCCACCCGCGTCCCGGTGTTCGTGTTCCATCCCGCCGGCGGCACCACCGTCGTGTACGAGCCGCTGCTGAAGCGGCTGCCCGCCGACACCCCGGTCTACGGCATCGAGCGGGTCGAGGGCTCCATCGAGGAGCGGGCCCGCGAGTACGTGCCGAAGCTGATGGAGATCCAGGGCAACGGCCCCTACATCCTGGCCGGCTGGTCGCTGGGCGGGGCGCTGGCCTACGCCTGCGCGGTCGGGCTGAAGAGCCAGGGCGCGGACGTGAAGTTCGTCGGTCTGATCGACACGGTGCGCGCGGGTGAGGAGGTGCCGCAGACCAAGGAGGAGATCCGGGCCCGCTGGGACCGCTACGCCCTGTTCGCGCAGCGCACCTTCAACGTCGAGGTACCGCCGATCCCGTACGAAGAGCTCGAAGCGCTCGACGACGAGGGGCAGGTGAAGTTCATCCTCGACGCGGTCAAGCAGAGCGGCGTCGAGATCCCCGGCGGCATCATCGAGCACCAGCGCACGTCCTACCTGGACAACCGCGCGCTCGACACCGCGAAGATCGAGCATTACGACGGGCACGTCACGCTCTACATGGCCGACCGTTACCACGACGACGCGATCATGTTCGAGCCGCGCTACGCGACCCGTAAACCCGATGGCGGATGGGGTGAATTCGTCGACGATCTGGAGGTCGTGCCGATCGGGGGCGAACACATCCAGGCCATCGACGAGCCGTACATTGCAAAGGTCGGTGCCCACATGAGCGAGGCGATCAGCGCGATCGAGAGCGAGAACAAGTGA
- a CDS encoding serine/threonine-protein kinase: protein MPLSDGEVISGYTISRMLGAGGMGEVYLAKHPRLPRYDALKVLSAAVSTDSEYRERFNREADIAASLWHPHIVQVHDRGEFDGRLWISMDHVEGTDAAKLLADRYPGGMPPDLVIRLVTAVGEALDYAHQRGLLHRDVKPANILIADPETENERIMLADFGIARRLGEVSALTGTNMTVGTVAYSAPEQLTADEAIDGRADQYALAATAFQLLTGTPPFQHSNPAIVISQHLTAQPPSIGVHRPELSGLGEAFTKALSKSPSDRFDRCVDFARALGHRSGVTGRGSSVDHDATTYSPATPAGPRHAKPAPAAPAGSGMRNRILIGSAVVLALAAAAAVALLAVFEKDEIHAGAKAPALPVVVVGADCATLGGAGITQDGKSAYCARLSSTGEPLWSLYEGEIPHPSATPEPGSTAPADAPVLVCMEQTGQSQNDCHSDIQQENSDPAANDNQGGQN from the coding sequence ATGCCGCTGAGCGACGGCGAGGTCATCTCCGGATACACGATCTCGCGCATGTTGGGAGCCGGCGGTATGGGCGAGGTGTACCTCGCCAAGCATCCGCGCCTGCCCCGCTACGACGCGCTGAAGGTGCTCTCGGCGGCGGTCTCCACCGACAGCGAGTACCGGGAGCGGTTCAACCGTGAGGCCGACATCGCCGCGTCGCTGTGGCATCCGCACATCGTGCAGGTCCACGACCGCGGTGAGTTCGACGGTCGGCTGTGGATCTCGATGGACCACGTCGAGGGCACCGACGCGGCCAAGCTGCTCGCCGACAGGTACCCCGGCGGGATGCCTCCGGATCTGGTGATCCGGCTGGTGACCGCGGTCGGGGAGGCGCTCGACTACGCGCATCAACGGGGCCTGCTGCACCGCGACGTCAAACCCGCCAACATCCTGATCGCCGACCCGGAGACCGAGAACGAGCGGATCATGTTGGCCGACTTCGGCATTGCCCGCCGGCTCGGCGAGGTCAGCGCGCTGACCGGGACGAACATGACGGTCGGCACCGTCGCGTACTCGGCACCCGAGCAGTTGACGGCCGACGAGGCGATCGACGGCCGCGCCGACCAGTACGCGTTGGCGGCCACGGCGTTTCAGCTGCTGACCGGAACCCCGCCGTTCCAGCATTCGAATCCGGCGATCGTGATCAGCCAGCACCTCACCGCCCAGCCCCCGTCGATCGGCGTCCACCGGCCCGAATTGTCTGGTCTGGGTGAGGCGTTCACCAAGGCGCTGTCGAAGTCGCCGTCGGACCGGTTCGACCGGTGCGTGGATTTCGCCCGCGCGCTGGGGCATCGCAGCGGCGTGACCGGGCGGGGGAGCTCGGTGGACCACGATGCGACGACGTATTCACCGGCCACCCCGGCCGGCCCCAGGCACGCCAAACCGGCGCCGGCCGCACCGGCCGGTTCCGGTATGCGCAACCGCATCCTGATCGGCTCGGCGGTGGTGCTGGCGCTGGCCGCGGCCGCGGCGGTGGCCCTGCTCGCGGTGTTCGAGAAGGACGAGATCCACGCCGGCGCGAAGGCACCGGCGCTGCCGGTGGTGGTGGTCGGCGCGGACTGCGCGACTCTCGGCGGGGCCGGGATCACCCAGGACGGCAAGTCCGCCTACTGTGCCCGGCTGTCGTCGACGGGTGAGCCGCTGTGGTCGCTGTACGAGGGCGAGATCCCGCACCCCAGCGCCACACCGGAACCCGGGAGCACCGCGCCCGCGGACGCCCCGGTCCTGGTGTGCATGGAGCAGACGGGCCAGAGCCAGAACGACTGCCACAGCGACATCCAGCAGGAGAACTCCGACCCGGCCGCCAACGACAACCAAGGCGGCCAGAACTAG